One region of Natronorubrum aibiense genomic DNA includes:
- the prf1 gene encoding peptide chain release factor aRF-1, translated as MSQEGDQEQSDRKKYEFRKVIEDLKDFDGSGTQLVTIYIPEDRQISDVVTHVTQEHSEAANIKSKQTRTAVQDALTSIKDRLRYYDTYPPENGMVLFSGAVDSGGGRTEMVTKVLESPPQPIESFRYHCDSDFLTEPLEHMLADQGLYGLIVLDRREANVGWLKGKRIEAVKSASSLVPGKQRKGGQSAQRFARLRLEAIDNFYQEVAGMANDLFVPKRHELDGILVGGPSPTKDEFLDGDYLHHEIQDNVIGKFDVAYTDESGLKDLVDNAEDALADAEVMKDKQEMEEFFKELNAGDLATYGFEQTRRNLMMGAVDRLLISEDLRKDVIVYDCEACGNTDYEVLDRRKSTPEHTCSECGTEIEATDDDREDAIDHLIEIAEQRGTETKFISTDFEKGEQLYNAFGGFAGILRYSTGV; from the coding sequence ATGAGCCAGGAGGGCGATCAGGAGCAATCCGACCGGAAAAAATACGAGTTCCGGAAGGTCATCGAAGATCTCAAAGATTTCGATGGCTCCGGCACACAGCTCGTGACGATCTACATTCCCGAGGACCGACAGATCAGTGACGTCGTCACCCACGTCACACAGGAACACAGCGAAGCGGCCAACATCAAGTCCAAACAGACTCGAACGGCCGTTCAGGACGCGCTGACCAGCATCAAAGACCGGCTCCGGTACTACGATACCTATCCGCCGGAGAACGGAATGGTGTTGTTTTCGGGTGCCGTCGACTCCGGCGGCGGCCGGACCGAGATGGTCACGAAGGTCTTAGAGAGTCCACCCCAGCCCATCGAGTCGTTCCGCTATCACTGCGACTCGGATTTCCTCACCGAACCGCTCGAGCACATGCTGGCCGATCAGGGGTTGTACGGCCTGATCGTCCTCGATCGCCGCGAGGCCAACGTCGGCTGGTTGAAAGGCAAACGTATCGAAGCCGTCAAGTCCGCCTCTTCGCTCGTCCCCGGCAAACAGCGTAAAGGTGGCCAGTCCGCCCAGCGTTTCGCTCGACTGCGACTCGAGGCCATCGACAACTTCTATCAGGAGGTCGCGGGGATGGCAAACGATCTGTTTGTCCCCAAACGCCACGAACTCGACGGCATCCTCGTCGGCGGTCCCTCGCCGACCAAAGACGAGTTCCTCGACGGTGACTACCTCCACCACGAGATTCAGGACAACGTCATCGGGAAGTTCGACGTCGCCTACACCGACGAGTCCGGCCTGAAGGACTTAGTCGATAACGCCGAAGACGCGCTGGCCGACGCCGAGGTGATGAAGGACAAACAGGAGATGGAGGAGTTCTTCAAGGAACTCAACGCGGGCGACCTCGCAACCTACGGGTTCGAGCAGACCCGCCGCAATCTCATGATGGGGGCCGTCGATCGACTCCTCATCAGCGAGGACCTCCGAAAGGACGTCATCGTCTACGACTGTGAGGCCTGTGGAAACACGGACTACGAGGTGCTCGACCGGCGCAAATCGACGCCCGAGCACACATGCAGCGAGTGTGGCACCGAGATCGAAGCGACGGACGACGACCGCGAGGACGCGATCGACCACCTCATCGAAATCGCTGAACAGCGAGGCACCGAAACCAAGTTCATCTCGACGGACTTCGAGAAAGGCGAACAGCTCTACAACGCTTTCGGCGGCTTCGCCGGAATCTTGCGCTACAGTACCGGCGTCTAA
- the argS gene encoding arginine--tRNA ligase: MFLSLRAEVEAALEEALAALDFPTDDLGIEEPPEDVPSVLASSVAFRLAGEAGAPPPQVAGQLANEIDVDDLTYVSEVQTQGPYLNFLPSDAYFADTLATATEETYGELEDREESVVVEHTSANPTGPVHVGRARNPIIGDAVANLLDAAGYDVERHYYVNDAGRQMAVFTWAYETFDEDDLEDDPERDRIEYDLVRYYRKGNAYLENAAESEVEAAEAEIESIMQGLEAGDEEAYERVSEVVDQVLSGMKACLGRLPAEFDEFVKETRFMRNGDTDDLVARLKELDEAVYEEDAWQLELDDHGIDKNLVFLRSDGTSLYATRDLAHHEWKFDNYDRAVTVLGEDHKLQAKQLRTTLELLDNDTDGLQQVLYSYVNLPEGKMSTRRGTGVDLDDLLDEAIDRAREEVEDRLEDRLRDDDLDTDDIERIAHQVGIGAVRYDIVSKQPTKAITFEWERALDFEAQSAPYVQYVHARCCGILEEAGLDPEADLATQDVELEALEADLLDTDAERDLLETIARFPAVVDEAADDLEPHQIATYTREFADRFNGFYRECPVLADDVDPDVRAARLALVAASKHTVANALSILGVEPPRSM, translated from the coding sequence ATGTTCCTCTCCCTACGCGCGGAGGTCGAGGCCGCCCTCGAGGAGGCACTCGCAGCGCTCGACTTCCCGACGGACGATCTCGGGATCGAAGAACCGCCGGAAGACGTGCCGAGCGTGCTCGCCTCGAGCGTCGCGTTCCGACTCGCCGGCGAGGCCGGAGCCCCACCGCCACAGGTCGCAGGCCAGCTCGCAAACGAAATCGACGTCGACGACCTGACCTACGTCTCCGAGGTACAGACGCAGGGCCCGTATCTCAACTTCCTGCCGAGTGACGCCTACTTCGCCGACACTCTCGCGACCGCGACCGAGGAGACCTACGGCGAACTCGAGGATCGCGAAGAGTCCGTCGTCGTCGAACACACGAGCGCGAACCCGACCGGCCCGGTTCACGTCGGCCGCGCACGCAACCCGATCATCGGCGACGCGGTCGCGAACCTGCTCGACGCCGCTGGCTACGACGTCGAACGCCACTACTACGTCAACGACGCTGGCCGGCAGATGGCCGTCTTCACCTGGGCGTACGAAACGTTCGACGAGGACGACCTCGAGGACGACCCCGAACGCGACCGCATCGAGTACGACCTCGTTCGGTACTACCGCAAGGGGAACGCCTACCTCGAGAACGCCGCCGAAAGCGAGGTCGAAGCGGCCGAAGCCGAGATCGAGTCGATCATGCAGGGCCTCGAGGCCGGCGACGAGGAGGCCTACGAGCGCGTCAGCGAGGTCGTCGATCAGGTGCTCTCGGGCATGAAAGCCTGTCTCGGCCGGTTGCCCGCGGAGTTCGACGAGTTCGTCAAGGAGACGCGGTTTATGCGAAACGGCGATACCGACGACCTCGTCGCCCGCCTCAAAGAACTCGACGAGGCCGTCTACGAGGAAGACGCCTGGCAGCTCGAACTCGACGACCACGGTATCGACAAGAACCTCGTCTTCCTGCGCTCGGATGGTACCTCGCTGTACGCGACCCGCGATCTGGCCCACCACGAGTGGAAGTTCGACAACTACGATCGCGCAGTGACGGTGCTCGGCGAGGACCACAAACTGCAGGCCAAACAGCTTCGCACCACACTCGAGTTACTGGACAACGACACTGACGGGCTCCAGCAAGTGCTCTACTCCTACGTTAACCTGCCCGAAGGGAAGATGTCCACTCGACGAGGTACCGGCGTCGATCTAGACGACCTGTTGGACGAGGCGATCGACCGCGCCCGCGAGGAAGTCGAAGACCGACTCGAGGACCGCCTTCGCGACGACGACCTCGATACGGACGACATCGAACGCATCGCCCACCAGGTCGGCATCGGCGCGGTCCGCTACGACATCGTCTCCAAGCAGCCGACGAAAGCGATCACCTTCGAGTGGGAGCGGGCGCTCGATTTCGAGGCCCAGTCCGCGCCGTACGTCCAGTACGTCCACGCGCGCTGTTGTGGCATTCTCGAGGAAGCCGGCCTCGATCCCGAGGCCGACCTCGCGACTCAGGACGTCGAACTCGAGGCACTCGAGGCCGACCTGCTCGACACCGACGCGGAACGGGACCTCCTAGAGACGATCGCCCGGTTCCCGGCGGTCGTCGACGAGGCGGCCGACGACCTCGAACCGCACCAGATCGCGACCTACACGCGCGAGTTCGCCGATCGGTTCAACGGCTTCTACCGGGAGTGTCCAGTGCTCGCCGACGACGTCGACCCGGACGTTCGGGCGGCCCGACTCGCGCTCGTGGCTGCGTCGAAACACACCGTCGCGAACGCGCTGTCGATCCTCGGCGTCGAACCGCCGCGGTCGATGTAG
- a CDS encoding DUF7577 domain-containing protein — protein MELWGWLVGYILLFALLHLLLYFLYVRGNDDAGSPSFAEPNRASPRASPGPDRYPNAADDVEPEEDADDHDLEFDGETIRCPHCGVRNEGDQTFTYCWNCISSLRQ, from the coding sequence ATGGAGCTCTGGGGCTGGCTCGTCGGCTACATACTGCTGTTTGCCCTCCTCCACCTGTTACTGTACTTTCTGTACGTACGAGGGAACGACGACGCGGGGTCGCCTTCGTTCGCCGAACCGAACCGTGCAAGCCCGCGGGCGTCACCCGGGCCCGACCGATATCCGAACGCGGCCGACGACGTCGAACCCGAGGAAGACGCCGACGATCACGACCTCGAGTTCGACGGGGAGACGATCCGCTGTCCCCACTGCGGCGTCCGAAACGAGGGCGATCAGACGTTTACGTACTGCTGGAACTGTATCTCGTCGCTTCGGCAGTGA
- the minD gene encoding cell division ATPase MinD, producing MSHETVYAIASGKGGVGKTTTTVNLGTALAEAGKRVAIVDTDLGMANLAGFVSLSPDSMTLHDVLSGAASVDDATYSITDNIVAVPSGTSLDEYADTSPEGLREVVAELRDRFDYVFLDVGAGVNHETVLPLGLADAVILVSTPEPAAVHDSKKTLELTERAGGSVAGLVLTRTLPDSDISHEEIATRLETTLLGTIPEDATARESVYAGTPLVVYEPDGPAAAAYRQLAGDLAGVDVPDAESTADEAIELGEETADDSDTESAVGNDGEREAAHDDVSSAITEAESDS from the coding sequence ATGTCTCACGAGACGGTCTATGCGATCGCGAGCGGGAAAGGGGGCGTCGGAAAGACGACGACGACGGTCAATCTCGGGACGGCGCTGGCGGAGGCCGGCAAACGTGTCGCCATCGTTGATACCGACCTCGGGATGGCGAACCTCGCTGGGTTCGTCAGTCTGAGCCCCGACTCGATGACGCTCCACGACGTGTTGTCCGGAGCGGCATCGGTCGACGACGCCACCTACAGTATCACGGATAACATCGTCGCCGTACCAAGCGGCACCAGCCTCGACGAGTACGCCGACACCTCCCCGGAAGGACTCCGCGAGGTCGTCGCGGAGCTTCGAGATCGATTCGACTACGTCTTTCTCGACGTCGGCGCGGGCGTCAATCACGAAACTGTCCTCCCGCTGGGACTCGCCGACGCCGTCATCCTCGTGTCGACGCCCGAACCGGCGGCCGTCCACGACTCGAAGAAGACCCTTGAGTTGACCGAACGGGCTGGCGGCTCGGTCGCCGGACTCGTCCTCACTCGCACGTTGCCCGACAGCGACATCTCCCACGAGGAGATCGCCACCCGTCTCGAGACCACCCTGCTGGGAACGATCCCGGAAGACGCCACGGCCCGCGAGAGCGTCTACGCCGGGACGCCGCTGGTCGTCTACGAACCAGACGGCCCCGCTGCCGCCGCCTACCGACAGCTCGCGGGCGATCTGGCCGGGGTCGACGTTCCCGACGCTGAGTCGACAGCCGACGAGGCAATCGAACTGGGTGAAGAAACCGCGGACGACTCCGATACCGAATCGGCGGTCGGCAACGACGGCGAGCGAGAAGCCGCACACGACGACGTCTCGAGTGCGATCACGGAAGCCGAATCCGACTCCTGA
- a CDS encoding PRC-barrel domain containing protein encodes MPEDALTKADEGKLVLNTDGTTVGRLVDVRDGYGYVEPNPTLLETIKAKLGWATRSDEAHPLDEGSIEKITDDAVYLRGTL; translated from the coding sequence ATGCCCGAAGACGCACTCACCAAAGCCGATGAAGGAAAACTGGTCCTGAACACGGACGGCACTACGGTCGGTCGCCTCGTCGACGTCCGTGACGGCTACGGGTACGTCGAGCCGAACCCGACGCTACTCGAGACGATCAAAGCGAAACTCGGGTGGGCGACGCGAAGCGACGAGGCACACCCGCTCGACGAGGGAAGTATCGAGAAAATCACCGACGATGCGGTGTATCTCCGGGGGACGCTGTGA